The Armatimonadota bacterium genome contains a region encoding:
- a CDS encoding cytochrome b/b6 domain-containing protein — MIKIRPTRKLLLGILPLLIAITPFFFAFAQAQEPPAEEAVPVSEANQTCLGCHDPANEGAPGVHMAALQGSPHASNDCTDCHAEFTADAPHTTEMKKSKVACENCHPDVVEAFNSSAHGQKAATDTEVPTCISCHTAGTDPHAIQPSNTLTKKARVEKCSLCHNDKAIMTRHGVDPEAVSSYEASFHGKAFLKFENSKTAICTDCHTNHSVMAATNPKSSTNDANVAKTCGQAGCHPGATASFAQSGFSHLHITIKDNPLLSAIEWFFKILTFGVIGFLLMGVAFDMKAALFSKKPIAVTRPVAFTVAAAFFFLVLSIILAVLKQPYGLYTTAAAVIMGAASGAFHVASKPKRDIDLPVERRFQRFTVSQRLQHLTLMITFILLVLTGMPIRYPNNDVMRGAYLALGGMDVMRLVHRVSAVILIIAWIYHTIELLVRWKKAGFSMDSWTMWPRKKDFSDVVGTVKYHLGMAPEEPEFDRFQFREKFDYFAVYWGMPIMVFSGLILWYPVFYSQFLPSIGLPIAFIAHSDEAVLAFLTIATWHFYNTHFNPHHFPMNPVFITGEVGEKDMQREHPLEYKRIVESGELPEE, encoded by the coding sequence ATGATCAAAATCAGACCTACGAGAAAGCTCCTCCTCGGCATCCTTCCACTCCTGATCGCGATCACACCATTTTTCTTCGCTTTTGCCCAAGCGCAAGAGCCTCCGGCAGAGGAGGCCGTTCCAGTTTCCGAAGCGAATCAAACATGTCTCGGTTGCCACGACCCGGCAAATGAAGGTGCCCCTGGTGTCCACATGGCGGCTCTTCAAGGCTCGCCCCACGCGTCAAACGATTGTACGGACTGTCACGCCGAATTCACCGCGGATGCACCGCATACGACCGAGATGAAGAAGTCGAAGGTCGCCTGCGAAAACTGTCATCCCGATGTCGTTGAGGCATTCAATAGCTCGGCCCACGGCCAAAAAGCGGCGACAGATACCGAAGTTCCAACTTGCATCTCCTGCCACACTGCCGGTACCGATCCGCATGCGATTCAGCCGAGCAATACGCTAACAAAGAAGGCAAGAGTCGAAAAGTGCTCGCTATGCCACAACGATAAGGCGATCATGACCCGCCACGGCGTTGATCCCGAAGCAGTGAGCAGTTATGAAGCCAGCTTCCACGGTAAAGCATTTTTGAAGTTTGAGAACTCTAAGACGGCGATCTGTACCGACTGTCACACCAACCACTCGGTGATGGCCGCAACGAATCCCAAGTCGTCCACCAACGACGCCAACGTGGCCAAGACCTGCGGACAAGCGGGTTGTCACCCAGGGGCAACTGCAAGCTTTGCCCAATCAGGATTTAGCCATCTACACATCACGATCAAAGACAATCCACTTCTTTCAGCCATCGAGTGGTTCTTCAAGATTCTCACGTTTGGTGTGATTGGATTCCTCTTGATGGGCGTTGCGTTCGACATGAAGGCCGCGCTGTTCAGCAAGAAGCCGATCGCGGTTACTCGTCCGGTGGCGTTTACGGTGGCTGCCGCGTTCTTCTTCCTCGTTCTCTCGATCATCCTAGCAGTGCTGAAGCAGCCATACGGCTTGTACACCACGGCCGCTGCAGTCATCATGGGTGCAGCATCTGGCGCGTTCCATGTCGCCTCAAAGCCCAAGCGCGACATTGACCTTCCAGTCGAACGAAGATTCCAGCGGTTTACCGTTTCGCAACGGCTCCAGCACCTGACCTTGATGATCACTTTCATCCTGCTGGTGCTTACCGGAATGCCAATCCGCTATCCAAACAACGATGTGATGCGAGGGGCATATCTGGCTCTGGGTGGAATGGATGTGATGCGCCTCGTCCACCGAGTATCAGCGGTCATTCTGATCATCGCTTGGATCTATCACACAATTGAACTCCTCGTCCGATGGAAGAAAGCTGGATTCTCGATGGATTCGTGGACGATGTGGCCCCGAAAGAAGGACTTCTCAGACGTGGTCGGAACAGTGAAGTACCACCTTGGAATGGCACCAGAAGAACCTGAATTCGACCGATTCCAGTTCCGTGAGAAGTTCGACTACTTCGCCGTCTACTGGGGTATGCCGATCATGGTGTTCTCGGGATTGATTCTGTGGTACCCAGTTTTCTACAGCCAGTTCCTACCAAGTATCGGGCTCCCGATCGCCTTCATTGCCCATAGCGACGAAGCGGTTCTGGCGTTCCTAACCATCGCGACGTGGCACTTCTACAACACACACTTCAACCCTCATCACTTCCCGATGAATCCTGTTTTCATCACAGGTGAAGTAGGAGAGAAGGATATGCAACGCGAACATCCGCTCGAATACAAGCGCATTGTCGAAAGCGGAGAACTCCCAGAGGAGTAA
- the ychF gene encoding redox-regulated ATPase YchF yields the protein MLRAGIVGLPNVGKSTLFNAVVANSKAQAANFPFCTIEPNVGMVSVPDSRLEVLAKISGSETILPARLELVDIAGLVKGASKGEGLGNQFLANIREVDAIIHVVRCFDNDDIIHVNGSVDPLRDIEVINLELIYSDIAQIERRIERARKDARMKKEAQVEVDALEKIIPVLDEGKPARSVTLTEDEAAAIAPLGLLSGKPIIYATNVSEDDLAKGNAWVDSVKALASKEGAEVVVISAQVESELIELPEEDRSEFLKCLGVEDGGLQELVKATYHLLGLQTYLTTGPKETRAWTIKQGMTAPQAAGVIHSDFERGFIRAETVSFNDLVASGNMQAAKEKGLVRSEGKEYIVQEGDVMLFRFNV from the coding sequence ATGTTACGCGCAGGAATCGTCGGTTTGCCCAATGTTGGAAAGTCCACTCTGTTTAATGCAGTGGTGGCAAATTCGAAGGCTCAGGCCGCTAACTTCCCTTTCTGCACGATCGAGCCGAATGTCGGCATGGTCAGCGTCCCTGATTCTCGGCTAGAAGTTCTCGCCAAGATTTCCGGTTCGGAGACCATTCTTCCGGCACGGCTGGAGTTGGTGGACATTGCCGGATTGGTGAAGGGTGCCAGCAAAGGCGAAGGACTTGGCAATCAGTTTCTGGCCAACATTCGAGAAGTGGATGCCATCATCCATGTCGTTCGCTGCTTTGACAACGACGATATCATTCACGTCAACGGCTCGGTTGATCCTCTTCGCGATATCGAAGTGATCAATCTCGAACTGATTTATTCGGACATCGCCCAAATCGAACGGCGAATTGAACGCGCCCGCAAAGACGCTCGGATGAAGAAGGAAGCCCAAGTCGAAGTTGATGCGCTGGAGAAGATCATCCCGGTCCTGGACGAAGGCAAACCAGCGCGATCAGTCACCCTCACAGAAGACGAAGCGGCGGCCATCGCGCCTCTCGGATTGCTCAGCGGAAAGCCGATCATCTACGCCACCAACGTGAGCGAGGATGACCTTGCGAAAGGCAATGCTTGGGTTGACTCCGTCAAAGCCCTCGCCAGCAAGGAAGGCGCCGAAGTTGTCGTCATCTCCGCTCAGGTTGAATCCGAACTGATCGAGCTACCTGAAGAAGATCGCTCTGAATTTTTGAAATGTCTAGGAGTCGAAGATGGCGGCCTTCAGGAACTGGTCAAGGCGACCTATCACTTGCTCGGCCTCCAGACCTATCTGACAACAGGCCCTAAAGAAACCCGAGCATGGACAATCAAGCAAGGTATGACCGCGCCTCAAGCCGCTGGCGTGATTCACTCCGATTTTGAGCGTGGATTTATTCGAGCCGAAACAGTCTCCTTTAACGACCTTGTGGCCAGTGGCAATATGCAAGCTGCCAAGGAGAAGGGGCTCGTACGAAGTGAAGGCAAAGAGTACATCGTCCAAGAGGGCGATGTGATGCTCTTCAGATTTAACGTCTAA
- a CDS encoding N-acetylmuramic acid 6-phosphate etherase, which produces MSTENRNPRSYGLDRMTPREMVRLMNEEELVVIKSLQGAEEAIAIAAERAAHAYNSGGRVIYVGAGTSGRIAKMDAAEMPPTFGIDASCFVALHAGGEAAVGQAVEDAEDDAHAPIDDLNNLALTRNDVVFGIAASGRTPYVIGAIRHARQKGLWTCAIVNNRNAPLIEEAEHSIVLETGPEVLTGSTRLKAGTAQKLVLNRISTIAMVLSGKVIENLMVDVKAKNVKLKERCVRIVRELSNLTEDEARESLERNNWSVRAVLSEASAISG; this is translated from the coding sequence ATGAGCACTGAAAACAGAAATCCTCGATCCTATGGATTGGACCGGATGACTCCTCGAGAAATGGTCAGGTTGATGAACGAGGAAGAACTCGTCGTCATCAAATCGCTTCAAGGAGCCGAAGAAGCCATCGCCATCGCTGCAGAGCGAGCCGCCCACGCCTACAATTCCGGCGGGCGAGTGATCTATGTCGGTGCCGGTACTTCAGGGCGTATCGCCAAGATGGACGCAGCAGAAATGCCACCCACTTTCGGTATCGACGCATCCTGTTTTGTGGCACTTCACGCAGGCGGCGAAGCGGCTGTCGGTCAAGCCGTTGAAGACGCAGAAGACGACGCCCACGCACCAATCGATGATCTCAACAATTTGGCTCTAACTCGAAACGACGTCGTCTTTGGAATCGCGGCTTCTGGCCGGACGCCGTACGTCATTGGTGCGATCCGGCATGCACGGCAAAAAGGTCTTTGGACTTGCGCGATCGTCAATAACCGAAACGCTCCGCTGATTGAAGAAGCAGAGCATTCGATCGTTTTGGAAACTGGCCCAGAAGTTCTGACCGGAAGCACCCGATTGAAGGCGGGAACAGCGCAAAAGCTTGTTCTTAATCGTATCAGCACGATCGCAATGGTGCTGAGTGGCAAGGTCATCGAGAACCTGATGGTCGATGTCAAAGCGAAGAACGTGAAGCTTAAGGAACGTTGCGTCCGGATTGTGCGCGAGCTTTCTAACCTCACAGAAGACGAGGCAAGAGAGAGTTTGGAGCGGAACAATTGGAGCGTCCGCGCAGTGTTATCCGAAGCTAGTGCGATTAGTGGCTGA
- a CDS encoding MFS transporter gives MSDRKPLPTQVRLMGWISFWADVCSEMVYVVTPIFMTQVLKIPPSIVGNIEGIAEAIVKFTTGAGGIWSDRIQKRVPFVRSGYFLSAFGKPIMAFATGWPVMLLARGLDRTGKGLRTAARDALITESVDPEHRGHAFGWHRSLDTWGAVAGIAVSFVFIRLLPGEYRTLFLVAALPGLIAVALSFRLKDQPVETQTKTKLQFDFKSVGRKFWWGLGLLGLFALANSSDAFLLVHAKSLGYSDDQLIGLYALHNIVFALSSAPAGKLSDKIGRWGVLAASWTLFAIAYAGMASLPAAWIVLAFAVYGLHVGIFRGVSTALIADLAPANARGSALGIFALAQGVLTIFANLITGVLYDTRGASTAFLTCAGIVMFAVILIPLEARITKGSAV, from the coding sequence ATGTCGGACCGCAAACCCCTGCCGACCCAAGTCCGTCTGATGGGATGGATAAGCTTCTGGGCGGACGTTTGCAGCGAGATGGTCTACGTCGTGACGCCGATTTTCATGACGCAAGTTCTGAAGATTCCCCCCTCTATCGTTGGCAACATTGAGGGGATTGCAGAAGCGATCGTCAAATTCACAACTGGCGCGGGTGGAATCTGGAGTGATCGCATCCAGAAGCGCGTGCCCTTCGTACGTTCAGGCTATTTTTTGAGTGCTTTTGGCAAGCCCATCATGGCTTTTGCGACTGGTTGGCCGGTCATGCTTTTGGCACGTGGTTTGGACCGAACAGGAAAGGGTCTTAGAACAGCGGCAAGAGATGCGCTCATCACTGAATCTGTTGACCCGGAACATCGCGGGCATGCTTTTGGGTGGCACCGTAGCCTAGATACATGGGGCGCGGTTGCCGGGATCGCGGTATCGTTCGTCTTCATTCGGCTGCTGCCTGGCGAATACCGAACCCTGTTTTTGGTCGCGGCTTTGCCTGGCCTCATCGCGGTCGCGCTGTCGTTTCGGTTGAAAGACCAACCTGTAGAGACTCAAACCAAGACCAAATTGCAGTTCGATTTCAAGTCAGTCGGACGGAAATTTTGGTGGGGACTGGGGCTACTGGGACTGTTTGCCCTGGCGAACTCATCAGATGCGTTTTTGCTCGTTCATGCGAAGAGTCTTGGTTACTCAGACGACCAGTTGATCGGGTTGTATGCTCTGCACAATATCGTCTTTGCGTTGAGCTCTGCCCCGGCGGGCAAGCTCAGCGACAAAATCGGTCGGTGGGGCGTTCTGGCTGCGAGTTGGACTCTGTTTGCCATAGCTTATGCTGGGATGGCTTCCCTTCCGGCGGCTTGGATTGTGCTTGCATTTGCCGTGTACGGACTTCACGTCGGGATTTTTCGAGGGGTCAGTACGGCCCTCATTGCTGACCTTGCTCCTGCAAACGCGAGAGGCTCTGCGCTTGGGATTTTTGCCCTCGCCCAAGGGGTTCTGACGATTTTTGCCAACTTGATTACCGGCGTTCTGTACGACACCCGTGGAGCCTCCACCGCATTTCTCACCTGTGCTGGTATCGTCATGTTTGCCGTGATTTTGATTCCGCTTGAAGCAAGGATTACAAAAGGGAGCGCCGTTTGA
- a CDS encoding glycosyltransferase family 9 protein — MKRYQGESLPDRPRIAVVANDAIGNFVVGTPLMQMLREKFSPCTLDYYGGTRTWELVEASDLIDFAHPAHGAQPNQTAKVIAEQTEDRDYDLVVNVEWTGFAKSVTGMLCGLGTAVCGPCIGNGGRGDLAWPSDDRGALWADQEWLSEEVTSRYPFLKSGFIGEIFCRLAYLDGDVPNYRLPVADPKVSVPDVLIATAASLPEKLWAHEKWISLLSKLKASGLTIGLIGAPKAKQAEFWNIADTEDDLVNAGIVQDFRGAFTLPQVVGALGQARMVLSIDNGIMHLAAGTDTPIVGLFRHGIHRLWCPPRDGITVLTPGDDSLVAAIDEAEVELAVRKILG; from the coding sequence ATGAAACGATATCAAGGCGAATCTTTACCTGACCGTCCCCGCATTGCCGTGGTGGCGAACGATGCGATCGGAAACTTCGTGGTGGGCACCCCCTTGATGCAAATGCTCCGGGAAAAGTTCTCGCCCTGCACGCTGGATTACTACGGTGGCACGCGGACCTGGGAATTGGTGGAAGCCTCGGACCTCATTGATTTTGCTCATCCGGCGCACGGAGCTCAACCCAACCAAACTGCAAAGGTTATCGCCGAGCAAACTGAAGATCGGGACTACGACTTGGTCGTCAATGTGGAATGGACCGGATTTGCAAAATCAGTCACAGGAATGCTCTGTGGGCTCGGAACCGCCGTCTGTGGTCCGTGTATCGGAAATGGTGGTCGCGGAGACTTAGCCTGGCCGTCAGACGATCGCGGTGCACTCTGGGCGGATCAAGAGTGGCTCTCAGAGGAAGTCACTAGCCGGTATCCGTTTTTGAAGTCGGGATTTATCGGCGAGATATTCTGCCGACTAGCCTATCTAGACGGCGACGTGCCCAATTACCGTCTTCCAGTAGCAGACCCTAAAGTTTCGGTGCCAGACGTTTTGATTGCCACCGCTGCGAGTCTGCCAGAGAAGCTCTGGGCGCACGAGAAATGGATTTCACTCCTATCGAAGCTAAAGGCGAGCGGTTTAACCATCGGGTTAATTGGCGCGCCGAAGGCGAAACAAGCTGAGTTCTGGAACATAGCCGACACGGAAGATGATCTTGTGAATGCTGGGATCGTTCAGGATTTCAGGGGCGCGTTCACGTTGCCGCAGGTTGTCGGAGCGCTCGGGCAAGCCCGAATGGTGCTCTCGATTGATAACGGAATCATGCACCTTGCGGCAGGGACAGATACTCCGATTGTTGGATTATTCCGCCACGGGATTCACCGGCTCTGGTGTCCTCCGCGCGACGGCATCACCGTTCTGACTCCGGGCGATGATTCTTTGGTTGCGGCTATCGACGAAGCCGAAGTCGAACTCGCAGTCCGAAAGATTTTGGGATAA
- a CDS encoding N-acetylmuramoyl-L-alanine amidase: protein MQRIAFGVVFASMIAFSGAQDKPKYSFGFNKVEFIESMHFNPRPIDALVDTVILHHTAGPTTASCVDWFLNPESKVSSHYVVGPDGSIIQMVNTFYRAWHAGASKDSLGRENVNNFSIGIEIVNVGDGKHDYPADQVKAVRNLVGYLCRTKYRGQIKQISSHEYIAVPPGRKNDPINYPWSSLYNLSEQLQIPLIYGRTDQTVTRYEPWVKR from the coding sequence ATGCAACGCATCGCATTCGGCGTCGTTTTCGCCAGTATGATCGCCTTTTCAGGCGCACAAGACAAACCGAAGTATTCCTTTGGGTTTAACAAAGTTGAGTTCATCGAGTCGATGCACTTTAATCCGAGGCCGATTGATGCGCTTGTCGACACGGTGATCTTGCACCACACCGCCGGACCGACGACTGCCAGCTGCGTTGATTGGTTTTTGAACCCAGAGAGCAAGGTCAGTTCCCACTACGTCGTTGGACCAGATGGCTCTATTATCCAAATGGTTAACACGTTCTACCGAGCGTGGCACGCAGGTGCGAGCAAGGATTCCTTAGGGCGAGAGAATGTCAACAACTTTTCGATCGGAATTGAAATCGTGAACGTTGGCGACGGCAAGCACGATTATCCTGCCGATCAAGTCAAAGCCGTTAGAAACCTTGTTGGTTATCTGTGCCGCACCAAATATCGGGGGCAAATCAAACAGATTTCTAGCCACGAGTACATCGCGGTGCCACCAGGTCGAAAAAATGATCCGATCAACTATCCCTGGTCGAGCCTGTATAACCTCAGCGAACAGCTTCAAATTCCGTTGATTTACGGTCGAACTGACCAGACGGTCACGCGGTACGA